The following are from one region of the Acidobacteriota bacterium genome:
- a CDS encoding carboxypeptidase regulatory-like domain-containing protein, with protein MNIRLFNKIVFVIALFSASILYAQDSASVTGTVRDASGASVANAKVVVSAADRGINRETTTNSDGEYSVAALPPGSYNIAVTVQGFKKFQAKDVVLRVAQKARVDVPLQVGAATTEVTVEGSSVAQVETQSSDLAGTVTGKQISELALNGRNFTQLVTLVPGVSNQTGQDEGTVGIYGNVSYSINGGRVEYNNWEIDGGDNMDNGSNSTLNVYPNADAIGEVKVLTSNYGAQYGRNASGTIEVETKSGTNKFHGTASYFGRNQLFNAYNYFDDHSAPKPSYKKHDWGYTIGGPIWKDHTYFFWSQEWRRERNPTTFLHNVPSDAGRSGDFTEFCPAPGVEFARVADDSLPEGFAVNPDCPASGAGPNNGTYNVPTFSGFANNQVTIDPVGAALLPLIPLANTDNGGFPAYQASVSTPTTWREELIKVDHNVTDKVRLTFRYIHDSWNTVTPTPLWSTGDFPTIQTNFLGPGVSLVTRLTATVSPTLLNEFVFSYTTDHITLTNSGPWQRPEGINIGLFQNGFGGKLPGFQVNGGAPYGDGFGEDPSYIPWKNSNPTYTFRDNVSKIFGKHNLQFGAYFAIGQKNEMDGFEPSNNGFITTDNTSGVTTGNAFADLLIGRVSQFQQENQQLKYYNRYKIVEPYLQDDWHITNKLTLNLGLRLSLFGTYRERYRQAYSFEPSAFNIDNAPVIDVDGEATGTPGALIPGPGNPFNGIVQCGGPGGSVDVAGFPNAASGGSSKPGCMEGHLWNPAPRIGFAWDPKGDGKMAIRGGYGIFYEHTNGNEGNSESLEGTPPLVLSPVQNNVGTYDGVGGAIQLPLAVKSIPNKAIWPYVQQWHFDIQKELPKAIVATLSYVGSKGTHLTLQRNLNQLHPVPAAQNPYNAGQAIDGSNTDCSDLNNIVVNGNIVTGQVAQNVAVAACGVSANIFRPNPGYGDITRIEDTANSNYNALQFSARRTVGALNLSVAYTYAHSIDNSSDRFDTNFFDSYDLARTRASSNFDQRHILTLSYVYDLPAFKQWGTAGSYALGGWRVSGITTIQTGTPFSVTNGTSFADAAGVGNGVGTASFADRVGDPNSGVIRNVGDAGPRLYNPAAFRCEVDPSGVIVDGSCQGPQGLTFGNSGRNSLLNPRRTNFDLSLFKLFPIHEKAAFEFRWDLFNAFNHTQFNGIDSGLGSSTFLEATSAHAARIMQFGAKFIF; from the coding sequence ATGAACATCCGTCTCTTCAACAAAATCGTTTTTGTGATCGCTTTGTTCTCGGCGTCGATTCTTTACGCCCAGGATTCAGCCTCCGTAACTGGAACGGTACGTGACGCGTCCGGTGCGAGCGTCGCGAACGCGAAGGTCGTCGTCTCCGCCGCTGACCGCGGCATCAATCGGGAAACCACCACCAACTCGGACGGCGAATATTCGGTGGCAGCCCTTCCGCCCGGATCCTACAACATCGCTGTAACTGTCCAGGGCTTCAAAAAATTCCAGGCGAAGGATGTGGTCCTGCGCGTCGCCCAAAAGGCCCGCGTGGATGTGCCCCTGCAAGTCGGGGCCGCCACTACCGAGGTGACAGTCGAAGGGTCGAGCGTTGCCCAGGTGGAAACGCAGTCCTCGGATCTGGCTGGCACTGTTACCGGAAAGCAGATTTCCGAATTGGCGCTGAATGGTCGCAACTTCACGCAGTTGGTCACACTGGTGCCCGGCGTGAGCAATCAGACCGGCCAGGATGAAGGCACCGTCGGAATCTACGGAAACGTCTCTTACAGCATCAATGGTGGCCGCGTCGAATACAACAATTGGGAAATTGACGGCGGCGACAATATGGATAATGGCAGTAATTCGACCCTCAACGTTTATCCCAACGCAGATGCGATCGGTGAGGTCAAAGTACTCACCTCGAATTACGGCGCGCAATATGGCCGGAATGCTTCGGGAACCATCGAGGTCGAGACCAAGTCCGGCACGAACAAGTTCCATGGTACCGCCTCTTACTTTGGCCGGAACCAGTTGTTCAACGCTTATAACTACTTTGACGACCACAGCGCACCCAAACCGTCGTACAAGAAACACGACTGGGGCTATACAATCGGTGGCCCGATCTGGAAGGATCACACCTACTTCTTCTGGTCCCAGGAGTGGCGGCGCGAGCGTAACCCCACAACGTTTCTGCACAACGTGCCGTCCGACGCGGGCCGCTCAGGAGATTTCACGGAATTCTGCCCGGCTCCCGGAGTCGAGTTTGCTCGAGTAGCCGACGACAGCCTTCCGGAGGGCTTTGCTGTCAATCCCGATTGTCCAGCCAGCGGTGCGGGTCCCAACAACGGTACCTACAACGTGCCCACTTTTTCCGGATTTGCGAACAATCAGGTAACGATCGATCCGGTCGGAGCCGCGTTGCTCCCCTTGATTCCGCTAGCCAACACCGACAACGGCGGATTCCCCGCGTATCAGGCTTCTGTTTCTACTCCGACAACCTGGCGTGAAGAACTGATCAAGGTCGATCACAACGTCACCGACAAGGTGCGCCTCACGTTCCGTTACATCCATGACTCCTGGAACACGGTCACGCCGACTCCTCTCTGGAGCACTGGCGACTTCCCGACTATCCAAACCAACTTCCTTGGGCCGGGTGTCAGCCTGGTGACGCGGCTTACTGCCACGGTTTCGCCTACGCTGCTGAATGAATTCGTTTTCAGCTACACAACCGATCACATCACGCTGACCAATAGCGGCCCGTGGCAGAGGCCGGAAGGAATCAATATCGGCTTGTTCCAGAACGGATTCGGGGGAAAGCTGCCCGGTTTTCAAGTCAACGGCGGCGCGCCTTACGGAGACGGCTTTGGGGAGGATCCGAGCTACATTCCTTGGAAGAACTCTAACCCGACCTACACTTTCCGTGACAATGTGAGCAAGATTTTCGGAAAACACAACCTCCAGTTCGGCGCCTATTTTGCTATCGGCCAGAAGAATGAAATGGATGGTTTCGAACCTTCGAACAACGGATTCATCACGACCGACAACACGTCGGGAGTCACCACGGGCAATGCCTTTGCGGATCTCCTGATCGGCCGGGTTTCCCAGTTTCAACAGGAGAACCAGCAACTCAAGTATTACAACCGCTACAAGATCGTCGAGCCTTATCTGCAGGACGACTGGCACATCACCAACAAACTCACCCTGAATCTTGGGCTGCGCCTGAGTTTGTTCGGAACCTATCGCGAACGATATCGGCAGGCATACAGCTTTGAGCCTTCCGCATTCAACATCGACAACGCTCCCGTGATCGATGTCGATGGCGAGGCCACCGGTACACCAGGGGCATTGATCCCCGGCCCTGGAAACCCGTTCAATGGCATCGTGCAATGCGGCGGCCCCGGCGGCTCAGTCGATGTTGCGGGATTTCCAAATGCAGCATCGGGCGGCAGTTCCAAGCCTGGCTGCATGGAAGGCCACCTTTGGAACCCCGCTCCTCGTATCGGCTTTGCCTGGGATCCGAAGGGTGACGGGAAGATGGCGATCCGCGGCGGATACGGAATCTTCTACGAACACACCAATGGCAACGAGGGTAACAGCGAATCGTTGGAAGGTACGCCACCACTGGTGTTGAGCCCGGTTCAAAACAACGTCGGCACGTATGACGGCGTTGGCGGCGCGATTCAACTGCCGCTGGCGGTGAAGTCCATTCCCAACAAGGCGATCTGGCCCTACGTGCAGCAGTGGCACTTCGACATTCAGAAAGAGTTGCCGAAGGCCATCGTGGCCACGCTGTCGTATGTGGGCAGCAAGGGTACCCACCTCACGCTGCAGCGCAACCTCAACCAGCTCCATCCCGTGCCTGCAGCGCAGAATCCTTACAATGCAGGCCAGGCGATTGACGGCTCCAACACGGACTGCAGCGACCTCAACAACATTGTGGTCAATGGCAATATCGTTACTGGGCAGGTTGCGCAGAACGTTGCCGTCGCAGCTTGCGGTGTCAGTGCCAACATCTTCCGTCCCAATCCTGGGTACGGAGATATCACTCGCATTGAAGACACCGCGAATTCCAACTACAACGCACTGCAGTTCTCGGCCCGCCGCACGGTTGGCGCCCTGAATCTGAGTGTTGCCTACACCTACGCGCATTCGATCGACAATTCATCGGATCGCTTTGACACCAACTTCTTCGACTCCTACGACCTGGCCCGTACGCGAGCCAGTTCCAACTTCGACCAAAGGCATATTTTGACGCTCAGCTACGTCTATGACTTGCCAGCCTTCAAGCAATGGGGAACCGCCGGGAGTTATGCTCTGGGCGGATGGAGAGTCTCTGGAATCACAACTATCCAGACGGGAACGCCCTTTAGCGTGACCAACGGGACGAGCTTTGCGGACGCTGCCGGAGTAGGGAATGGCGTGGGCACGGCATCTTTTGCGGATCGGGTTGGCGATCCCAACTCAGGGGTCATCCGAAATGTCGGTGATGCGGGGCCTCGGCTTTACAACCCAGCAGCTTTCCGGTGTGAGGTAGACCCAAGCGGCGTGATTGTCGACGGAAGCTGCCAGGGGCCGCAGGGCCTTACGTTCGGCAACTCAGGACGCAATTCGCTGCTGAATCCGCGTCGCACCAACTTCGATCTGAGCCTGTTCAAGCTCTTCCCGATTCATGAGAAGGCCGCATTCGAGTTCCGCTGGGATCTCTTCAATGCGTTCAATCACACTCAGTTCAATGGGATTGACTCCGGCCTGGGGAGCTCGACTTTCCTAGAGGCCACTTCCGCTCACGCTGCACGCATCATGCAGTTTGGCGCGAAGTTCATCTTCTAG
- a CDS encoding aminotransferase class I/II-fold pyridoxal phosphate-dependent enzyme: MKKHEFHQETEAVRGGTSLHKKNGPLATPIYQTSTFEVTDSQEQLRATHTDRFYTRYGNPTHTVAENAIAELEGTKAALLFSSGMAAITTSILALVKAGDHIVAQRDIYGGVTKFLSQWLPKLGIETTFVDTNDIEQHARAIRPNTKIIHLESPTNPIVRVVDLEKIAALAKERGVITTIDATFGTPINCRPAEWGIDLVLHSGTKYYGGHGDIICGMAAGRRDLIEQVHGLRTTLGCCMDPHAAFLLLRGIKTLAVRVQRQNDTTLRIAEFLSGHPKVTRVHYPMLKGHPQYELARKQMAGAGGVLSFEIDGSGEDACRVSESLNLFTLAPSLGGVDSLVSLPVLTSHAMIDAESRKKMGVTEQMIRLSVGIENVDDLIADLGKGLAVLSRKRDQVGVAG, encoded by the coding sequence ATGAAAAAACACGAGTTCCATCAGGAAACCGAAGCAGTCCGCGGCGGGACGAGTTTGCACAAGAAAAACGGCCCCCTGGCGACACCGATCTATCAGACGTCGACATTTGAGGTCACCGATTCGCAGGAGCAGTTGCGGGCGACGCATACAGACCGGTTCTACACTCGTTACGGAAACCCGACACACACGGTGGCGGAGAATGCGATTGCCGAGCTGGAGGGAACGAAAGCGGCATTGCTGTTCTCCTCTGGGATGGCGGCGATCACGACTTCCATTCTCGCGCTGGTCAAGGCAGGCGATCATATCGTGGCGCAGCGCGACATCTATGGCGGCGTAACGAAATTTCTCTCGCAGTGGCTGCCGAAGCTCGGGATTGAAACTACATTTGTCGACACGAACGACATCGAGCAGCACGCTCGGGCAATCCGTCCGAATACGAAAATCATTCACCTTGAGTCCCCCACCAACCCGATTGTGAGAGTAGTGGACCTGGAGAAGATTGCGGCGCTGGCGAAAGAGCGCGGCGTGATCACGACGATTGACGCCACCTTTGGAACGCCGATCAATTGCCGTCCGGCGGAGTGGGGGATCGATCTGGTGCTTCATTCCGGGACGAAATACTACGGCGGGCATGGCGACATCATCTGTGGGATGGCGGCAGGGCGGCGGGATTTAATTGAGCAGGTGCATGGTCTGCGAACGACGCTCGGCTGCTGCATGGATCCGCACGCGGCGTTTTTGCTGCTGCGGGGAATCAAGACGCTGGCGGTCCGGGTTCAACGACAGAATGACACCACGCTGCGAATCGCGGAGTTCCTAAGTGGGCACCCAAAAGTGACGCGGGTGCACTACCCGATGCTGAAAGGGCATCCGCAGTACGAACTGGCGCGGAAACAGATGGCTGGAGCAGGCGGCGTATTGAGTTTCGAAATTGACGGTAGCGGTGAAGACGCTTGCCGGGTGAGCGAATCGTTAAATCTGTTCACGTTGGCTCCCAGTCTAGGCGGCGTGGATTCATTGGTATCGCTGCCCGTGCTAACCTCGCACGCCATGATCGACGCCGAGTCGCGCAAGAAGATGGGCGTGACGGAGCAGATGATCCGTTTGTCGGTGGGAATAGAGAACGTTGACGACCTGATTGCCGACCTAGGAAAAGGTCTCGCTGTGCTGAGCCGGAAACGGGACCAGGTGGGCGTAGCCGGATAA
- a CDS encoding branched-chain amino acid transaminase produces the protein MGTARYIWIDDSLRPASEGVVPFLSAGVQYGFSVFEGIRCYSTDQGPAVFRLDEHVERLLDSAHIVGFRDLPISAEQVRTAIHQTIAANEFSACYIRPMIFLDGALTMTVEAGKPRFMVAVWEWKSFLGVEAKERGIRANIASFTRLHPNIMMTKAKVSGNYVSSILAKTESQRAGFDEAIMLGPDGYVAECTGENLFVARNNVIYTTPRAGILEGITRDSLITLARDLGYKVVEEPISRDQLYIADEVFVCGTAAEVIGLREIDFRTIGSGKAGPVTRALQQEFDKLVAGRHARSAAWFALVPTSNTVGVK, from the coding sequence ATGGGAACAGCCCGTTATATCTGGATTGATGATTCTTTACGCCCTGCCAGCGAAGGCGTCGTGCCTTTTCTGAGCGCCGGTGTGCAGTATGGCTTCAGCGTGTTTGAGGGTATCCGTTGTTACTCGACTGACCAGGGACCGGCCGTGTTTCGTCTCGACGAACATGTGGAACGACTGCTGGACTCAGCGCACATCGTGGGCTTTCGCGATCTACCCATCAGCGCAGAACAGGTCCGTACGGCAATCCACCAGACGATTGCGGCCAATGAGTTTTCCGCGTGCTATATCCGTCCCATGATTTTTCTGGACGGCGCGCTGACCATGACTGTGGAAGCGGGCAAACCGCGCTTCATGGTGGCCGTGTGGGAGTGGAAGTCGTTTCTTGGAGTGGAAGCGAAGGAGCGCGGCATTCGCGCGAATATCGCGTCGTTCACCCGGCTGCATCCGAACATCATGATGACCAAAGCCAAGGTCTCAGGAAATTATGTGAGTTCGATTCTCGCGAAGACGGAATCGCAACGCGCCGGGTTCGATGAAGCCATCATGCTCGGACCCGATGGATACGTGGCGGAGTGTACGGGAGAAAATCTATTCGTCGCCCGCAACAACGTCATCTATACCACGCCGCGGGCGGGAATTCTGGAAGGGATCACGCGCGATAGCTTGATTACGCTGGCGCGGGATTTGGGGTACAAGGTTGTGGAAGAGCCGATCTCCCGCGATCAGCTCTATATCGCGGACGAAGTTTTCGTTTGCGGGACGGCCGCCGAGGTGATTGGACTGCGGGAAATTGATTTCCGGACGATTGGTTCGGGGAAAGCCGGTCCGGTAACGCGGGCGCTGCAGCAGGAGTTCGACAAACTGGTGGCAGGACGGCATGCGCGGTCGGCGGCTTGGTTTGCCCTCGTTCCAACGTCGAACACCGTTGGGGTTAAGTAA
- a CDS encoding SDR family oxidoreductase produces METGLKNRVAIVAASSQGIGRATAGAFAAEGCRVAMCARNRESLNDAAEKIRIQHNAEVLAEPFDVTDAGAVRDFVSAVVSKFGSADICVTNAGGPPAKGFLATTIEEWKRAFDVNFMSTVYFAHQVIPHMQKKKWGRIITITSVSTKQPVADLVYSNAVRAGVVGLVKSLSNEFGKDGILVNNVGPGFTATDRLQSLAKSRSAASGKSEKEILEGFAADTSLKRLGDPRELADTIVWLASDRASYITGQTILVDGGVYKGL; encoded by the coding sequence ATGGAAACTGGACTCAAGAATCGTGTTGCCATCGTCGCCGCCTCCAGTCAGGGAATCGGCCGCGCCACTGCCGGAGCATTTGCCGCCGAAGGTTGCCGTGTCGCCATGTGCGCGCGCAACCGCGAATCGCTGAATGACGCCGCCGAGAAAATTCGTATACAGCACAACGCCGAAGTTCTGGCGGAACCGTTTGATGTCACCGACGCTGGTGCGGTCCGCGATTTTGTCAGCGCCGTCGTCAGCAAATTTGGCAGCGCCGACATCTGTGTGACCAATGCGGGAGGCCCGCCTGCCAAGGGGTTTCTCGCGACCACGATCGAAGAATGGAAACGCGCCTTCGACGTCAATTTCATGAGCACGGTTTACTTTGCTCATCAGGTGATCCCCCACATGCAGAAGAAGAAATGGGGGCGCATCATAACCATTACGTCGGTATCAACGAAACAGCCCGTCGCCGACCTTGTGTACTCGAACGCTGTTCGCGCCGGCGTTGTGGGACTGGTTAAGAGCCTGTCCAACGAGTTCGGCAAGGACGGCATCCTCGTCAACAACGTTGGGCCAGGCTTCACCGCGACCGATCGCCTGCAGAGCCTGGCGAAATCCCGCTCCGCCGCTTCCGGGAAATCGGAGAAGGAAATCCTTGAAGGTTTTGCAGCCGATACATCCCTCAAGCGCCTGGGCGATCCCCGTGAACTGGCGGACACCATCGTATGGCTTGCCTCCGACCGCGCCTCCTACATCACCGGGCAGACGATCCTGGTGGATGGCGGTGTTTACAAAGGACTGTAA
- a CDS encoding TonB-dependent receptor has protein sequence MRNLRSLTVGVLALLALGALAAAQGGATGAISGTVTDISGAVVAGAQVQIINQDTAAVARTLKTDANGAFTAPLLPVATYSVKVAATGLGEGNFKDIAVRITETTRLTAKLAPLKVMEKVEVQATVQTIETTTATTGQAIEEQTIRELPLASQNFQQLLTLSTGAQSELNASAQLGRGNARVIVNGQREDNNNYLIEGISATDYNVSQSTNVPLPNPDVIEEFKVQTSLYDASQGRNSGGNVNAILKSGTKSFHGDAYEFFRNDVLNANEFFLNRAGLKRPPVKQNIFGGSLGGPLGPFGFFFVNYQGTRQRSGLSPGTLISTSLPILPADRSPENLAAIFSTPASANCAANPISIDDVSLALFNLKSGQFGGDANGFLFPSLPGTPGVTVDDATCNASVNTAQFIISKPGKFTDDQFTTTWDKEFNSGNDKLGARFFFSNNESLLPFGAGGLQASLGGTLASSISATDLNFPYDLPVNSRFLSIAETHLFSPALVNDFRFGFVRINNSLINVAPGGVTADAVGIDRPTSNITNSIYKFTLGSSGIQIGPTPPADQAQTQNNFNFVETLSWVKGKHTFRFGGEYTRVNLDKLFPQVFNGQLFFVNTAGVAPPAGAIDGGVPGGIGGQTDFQKLLSGQVDFSFGGGGVYNHQYRTNNFSFFAQDDWKVNQQFTLNLGLRTELIGAFHDNLCHIGNFDLDLANAGQYPLIYGGCANKLGVEGMTGSGNDTTLKNNYSTGLGPRIGFAWDVFGHHNTTIRGGFGDYFVREDVGTVDQLSFQAPILPIAFSGGPAGCMAQFFKIDRTPTNSCPDPQPNNPNGLPAASTKIIDPNFLPCLGTIQNFPDGDTTQFPNIGCAAGSPGVVPSQFLFALAVPRHFVAPHTQQWNLTMQRDLGKNWVLEVGYIGTHAIHLRETRTNVQARLATAANPLTIQTLDGPATITSSTAANGPARSTLTGVNGYSGMQLFANDAYSHYHSFQTTLSRRWGAGYFQSAYTFARSTDATSSGNTALNTAFNDESDLRFSRGLSDYDRKHRLTVSYRYELPFFSSATGAKRWILADWAISGITIFQSGTPFSVTDSGAGTAYLGAGLASATLGAQLADGGSIGAGRTSGDIHDRLDQYLNPANFVPAPPADPAGCNADPTGAACTTSFGNLGRNIYRGPFQQNWDFSLIKNFRIGEKQSLRFTADFFNIWNHANFSSPTLNDVENPGAFGKIFSTVGTPRLVQLQLRYSF, from the coding sequence ATGCGGAATCTGAGATCACTCACAGTTGGTGTGTTGGCCCTGCTCGCTTTGGGAGCGCTTGCCGCCGCACAAGGCGGTGCCACCGGTGCGATCAGCGGTACCGTCACGGATATCAGCGGAGCTGTAGTCGCCGGCGCTCAGGTCCAGATCATAAATCAGGACACCGCCGCCGTCGCGCGCACTCTGAAGACGGACGCCAATGGAGCGTTCACGGCTCCCTTGCTGCCCGTTGCGACGTATTCCGTGAAGGTGGCCGCCACTGGTCTTGGGGAAGGGAACTTCAAGGACATCGCCGTCCGCATCACCGAAACGACCCGTCTGACCGCCAAGCTTGCGCCTTTGAAGGTGATGGAGAAAGTTGAAGTGCAGGCCACGGTCCAGACGATTGAGACCACCACTGCGACCACCGGCCAGGCAATCGAAGAACAGACGATTCGTGAATTGCCTCTCGCTTCGCAGAACTTCCAGCAACTACTGACGCTCTCCACTGGAGCGCAAAGCGAACTGAACGCCTCCGCTCAACTCGGACGCGGCAACGCCCGCGTCATCGTCAACGGCCAGCGCGAAGACAACAATAACTATCTGATCGAAGGCATCAGCGCCACTGACTACAACGTGTCGCAGTCCACCAACGTACCGCTGCCCAATCCCGACGTCATCGAGGAATTCAAAGTTCAGACCTCGCTCTACGACGCCAGCCAGGGACGCAACAGCGGTGGCAATGTAAACGCCATTCTCAAATCAGGCACGAAGAGTTTTCACGGCGATGCCTACGAGTTCTTCCGCAACGACGTATTGAATGCCAATGAATTTTTCCTCAACCGCGCCGGTCTCAAGCGGCCACCCGTCAAGCAGAACATCTTTGGCGGCAGCCTGGGGGGGCCGCTCGGCCCGTTTGGTTTTTTCTTTGTGAATTATCAGGGGACGCGCCAGCGCAGCGGTTTGTCGCCGGGGACGCTGATTAGCACCAGCCTTCCGATCCTACCGGCGGACCGATCGCCGGAAAATCTGGCTGCCATCTTCAGCACTCCTGCCTCGGCCAACTGTGCCGCGAATCCAATTTCCATCGATGATGTAAGTCTGGCTTTATTCAATCTGAAGAGCGGCCAGTTTGGCGGCGATGCCAATGGATTCCTGTTTCCATCGTTACCCGGCACTCCGGGCGTGACCGTGGACGATGCAACCTGCAACGCGAGCGTAAACACCGCGCAATTCATTATCAGCAAGCCCGGCAAATTTACGGATGATCAGTTCACGACCACCTGGGACAAGGAGTTCAACAGCGGGAACGACAAGCTGGGGGCCCGATTTTTCTTTTCCAACAATGAATCGCTCCTGCCCTTCGGCGCGGGCGGACTTCAGGCTTCCCTGGGCGGAACGCTGGCCAGCAGTATTAGCGCCACCGATTTGAATTTTCCCTACGATCTCCCGGTGAACAGCCGATTCCTCAGCATTGCGGAAACGCATCTGTTCTCGCCCGCTCTGGTCAATGATTTTCGCTTCGGGTTCGTGCGCATCAACAACAGCCTGATCAATGTCGCTCCTGGCGGAGTGACCGCCGACGCGGTGGGCATCGATCGTCCGACCAGCAACATTACGAACTCAATCTACAAATTCACGTTGGGCAGTTCTGGAATTCAGATCGGCCCGACCCCTCCCGCCGACCAGGCGCAGACCCAGAACAACTTCAACTTCGTAGAGACGCTGAGTTGGGTGAAGGGCAAACACACGTTCCGCTTCGGCGGGGAATACACACGCGTCAATCTGGACAAGCTCTTCCCGCAGGTCTTCAACGGACAGCTGTTCTTCGTCAATACCGCTGGCGTAGCCCCGCCGGCTGGCGCCATTGATGGCGGTGTGCCCGGCGGCATCGGTGGACAGACCGATTTTCAGAAACTGTTGTCGGGCCAGGTCGACTTCAGTTTTGGCGGCGGTGGTGTTTACAACCATCAATACCGGACGAACAACTTCTCATTCTTTGCCCAGGACGATTGGAAGGTAAACCAGCAGTTCACGCTCAATCTGGGCCTTCGCACCGAGCTCATCGGCGCGTTCCACGACAATCTCTGCCACATCGGGAACTTCGACCTGGACCTCGCGAACGCAGGCCAGTATCCGCTGATCTATGGTGGTTGCGCCAACAAGTTGGGCGTCGAAGGAATGACCGGATCCGGCAATGACACGACGCTGAAAAATAACTATTCCACCGGCCTCGGACCACGCATCGGCTTCGCGTGGGACGTCTTCGGACATCACAACACAACGATTCGCGGCGGCTTCGGCGATTACTTCGTACGCGAAGATGTCGGAACCGTGGACCAGCTCTCCTTCCAGGCCCCCATTTTGCCCATCGCCTTCAGTGGCGGGCCCGCAGGATGCATGGCCCAATTTTTCAAGATCGATCGGACTCCAACCAACAGTTGTCCCGATCCACAGCCAAACAACCCGAACGGCTTGCCTGCCGCCAGTACCAAAATCATCGATCCCAACTTCTTGCCGTGCCTTGGCACAATCCAGAATTTTCCGGATGGAGACACAACGCAATTCCCGAATATCGGCTGCGCTGCAGGCAGCCCCGGAGTTGTTCCCTCGCAATTCCTGTTTGCTCTTGCCGTCCCGCGCCACTTTGTGGCCCCTCACACCCAGCAGTGGAATCTGACGATGCAGCGCGATCTGGGAAAGAATTGGGTCTTGGAAGTCGGGTACATCGGAACCCACGCAATTCACCTGCGCGAGACTCGCACCAATGTGCAGGCTCGTTTAGCGACCGCTGCAAATCCGCTGACCATTCAGACTCTGGATGGTCCGGCAACCATCACCAGCAGCACTGCCGCGAACGGTCCCGCTCGCTCTACCCTTACGGGCGTTAACGGCTACAGCGGGATGCAGCTCTTCGCCAACGACGCCTACTCTCACTACCACTCCTTCCAGACCACTCTCTCCCGGCGGTGGGGCGCGGGCTATTTCCAGAGCGCCTACACGTTCGCCCGGTCAACGGACGCCACGTCGAGTGGAAACACGGCTCTTAACACTGCATTCAACGATGAAAGCGATTTGCGCTTCTCTCGTGGCCTTTCGGACTACGATCGCAAACATCGCCTCACGGTCAGCTATCGTTATGAGTTGCCTTTCTTCTCCTCGGCGACCGGCGCGAAACGCTGGATCCTGGCGGATTGGGCCATCAGCGGCATCACCATCTTCCAGTCGGGGACTCCGTTCTCGGTGACCGATTCCGGAGCGGGAACGGCCTATCTCGGCGCTGGCCTCGCGTCCGCCACGCTGGGCGCTCAACTCGCCGACGGCGGCTCCATTGGCGCCGGACGTACCTCCGGCGACATTCACGACCGCCTCGATCAGTATTTGAACCCGGCGAATTTTGTGCCTGCTCCGCCTGCCGATCCCGCTGGCTGTAACGCGGATCCGACAGGCGCCGCTTGCACCACTTCTTTCGGCAACCTCGGTCGCAACATCTACCGAGGGCCGTTCCAGCAGAACTGGGACTTCTCCCTGATCAAGAACTTCCGGATTGGGGAAAAGCAATCCCTGCGCTTTACGGCGGATTTCTTTAACATCTGGAATCACGCCAATTTCTCCAGCCCCACTTTGAACGATGTTGAAAACCCCGGCGCATTTGGGAAGATCTTCAGTACGGTCGGAACCCCGCGTCTCGTCCAGCTCCAGTTGAGGTACTCGTTCTAG
- a CDS encoding carboxymuconolactone decarboxylase family protein, whose product MSGREALPRIPLLERDQVTPEVANIYDVLQKTRGVVPNMFKTLAHTPALALATAGYLKALLSDGALPGFYKELIALRLSVHLASEYAVKAHALSARQKGANEVQIAAAQADFENGPFTDAEKIGFRAADRLHQSASEITDEFFAELKQNFTDPQIIELIATAAAFELFPRFVDALRIPLTVVGTGL is encoded by the coding sequence GTGAGCGGAAGAGAGGCGCTCCCACGGATCCCGCTCCTGGAGCGGGATCAGGTCACTCCCGAAGTTGCGAACATCTACGACGTCCTGCAGAAAACGCGGGGCGTCGTGCCGAACATGTTTAAGACGCTGGCGCACACTCCAGCGCTCGCCCTGGCTACGGCCGGATATCTGAAAGCACTCCTCAGCGACGGCGCGCTTCCCGGCTTTTACAAAGAATTGATTGCTCTGCGCCTCTCCGTCCATCTCGCGAGCGAATACGCGGTCAAAGCGCACGCGCTCTCCGCCCGTCAGAAGGGCGCAAACGAAGTCCAGATCGCCGCCGCCCAAGCCGACTTTGAAAACGGCCCCTTCACCGATGCTGAAAAAATCGGTTTCCGTGCCGCCGACCGCCTTCACCAGTCTGCCTCAGAAATAACCGACGAATTCTTCGCCGAGCTCAAGCAAAATTTCACCGACCCACAAATCATCGAACTGATTGCAACCGCTGCGGCCTTCGAATTGTTTCCCCGCTTCGTAGACGCTCTGCGCATCCCACTGACCGTTGTGGGGACAGGTCTCTGA